CAGTTGCAGGGAGTTCTTGCGGAGGCAATAGAACAACTCCCCAGTTACCACTTCTCTCCCATAATGCAGCAAATGTACCTATCGGCACTGCTTCATTTGCTTTATCGGCGAAATGCATCAAAATTTTCTCCTCTATAGCATCATAACCAGTGATTGGAGAGTAGTGCCAAAGTGGGTACCATGAGTAACTACGGTTTACCAATACAATAACCGGATGGTGTTGTGAGAGTTCAGAAAAAAGTGCATCAAATGTTGGTTCCAAAGGATAAGCAATCATACCGTTAGCCCTAGCAGCAGAAATGAGTTCTATCTGCAAGGTACCCCCTTTTTCAGGAATCAATGTCCGTTCATCCAATTCTTCAAGCGTGAGATGTGGGACATAAGAAGTTGTTGATTGCCAAAAAGATGAAACCATCTCAATAGATGTTGAGCCACAAAGATTAGAACGTGGTGAAATAAAAGGGATATTTATGCTAGATGATTGGTAATTATTACCTAATGGCAGAGGATTCTTTGGCACACAGCCACTTGAAATAATCAAAGTGGCTGCTGCAAAAATTAAGGAGAGTGACTTACTTATGTTATTCACTCTACTGTCTAGTTATTAGTTATAGGTTTAGTAAAGTTAAAAACTTTTGTTACTCCAAGAATATCGGTAATCAACAAAACTATAAAAATAAAAACAATGGCACCTATTATAGACGCGCCGCCATCTGCACCTGCAGGCAATGTGTCAATTTGATATGCGATTTTTGAAGCCTCTTCATCAGTCATAGAAGCAACTCTAGCCTCAATCATTTTCGAATCTACACCCAACTCTTCAAATCTTTTTACAACGTCCTCACGGGAGATAATCTGGGCAAGTTTATCTTTAGAAGATGCAGAAGCATAATTTCCTACAAGTGCATCTGTAGAAGCCATTTGTGCTGATAAAACCCCTGAAAACAGAGATATACTTAAAATAAATGATAAAACAAGTTTTGAAATTTTCATATACTTTCCTTTAAATGTATTTAGCAAAAACAAACAACTATTTTGTGCTGCGTCAGGTATTGCAATCCTATTAAGATTAATCTAAGCTTGGTTTTGAGAAACTGATTTTGCTTATAAACTAGATTCCAAGTCAAGCTTGGAATGACGATATGCCGTCAATTTGAATAAGTGGTCATTGAAAACACGTCCATTATTGGAAAAACGCTGTCATTGACGACACACCCGTCATTCTGGACTTGATCCAGAATCTAGTTGCTTATTATTTTGAAAATTGATTTTATATATAAATTATATTTACATAAACATAATATTAAAACTATTTGTTTAAGTACAATATTAGCGATATTTTCATACTCTACAAAGAAATAAACTAGACTCCCAGCCAAGCCTGAGAGTGACGAGGTAATAAAACAATGTCAAACAAATTAGCTACACAAGACTCACCATATCTGCAACAACACAAAGATAATCCTGTTGATTGGTATCCTTGGGGTGACGAAGCATTTCTTAAGGCAAAAAAAGAGAACAAAGCAATATTTATATCTATAGGTTACAGTTCATGTCACTGGTGTCATGTAATGGAAGAGACTGTATTTGAGAACCAGATATGTGCAGATATTTTAAATGAGCATTTCGTATCTATAAAGGTTGACCGTGAAGAGCGTCCAGATATAGATAAACACTATCAGGAAGTTCACATGTTGCTCAACCGTCGTGCCGGAGGTTGGCCAACATCTATTTTTTGTACCCCACAAAACAAACCATTTTTTGCAGGAACTTATATACCTCCAGAGTCTCAAGGTGGGAGCATTCAAGGGATGGGGTTTATAGAACTTACAAAACTTATTGGTGAGAAGATAGCCCAAAATGATGAACAAATTTATAAAAATGCAGATGAAATTGAAGGTTTTCTAAATCATATTGAACACCCAAAAGAGGCAACTCTACTAAAAGAGGATTTCGTCAAGAACTTTATGCTTCAGGTTAAGAACAACTATCAGACAAAAGATGGAGGTTTCTCGGTTGCACCTAAGTTTCCACATGTAAGCACACTTGGAACACTCCTTACTATTGACAAACTATATGGCGACAAAGAGGCCTCTTCCATGTTGCTTCATACTTTAAACAGTATGAAAAAGGGTGGCATGTATGACTTGGTTGACGGTGGGTTTTGTCGCTACTCCGTTGACAACGAGTGGATAGTTCCTCACTTTGAGAAGATGCTTTATGATAACGCCCTGCTTTGTGAAGTTTATGCAAATGCCTACCTAACATACATGGATGAGAGTTTTCTACATGTAGCCAAAGATATTGCAGATTTTTGGCAAAACTTTATGAGTGAAGACAACCTTTTTTACAGTGCGAGTGATGCAGACAGTGAGGGCGAAGAGGGAACTTACTTTATTTATACCTATGAGGAAGTTTATAATATTTTACAGGTGAACAACTATGAGAATATTGAAGATATTCTACGAAGTCTTAGTGTTACAAAAAATGGAAATTTCGATGGGAAAAATATTATCAGATTTAAAGATGCAGAGGCACCAAAAGAGTTTGAAACTATAAAAGTCCTCCTAGGTGATTTAAGAGCCTCGAGAGAGTACCCGTTTTGTGATAAAAAAATTCAAACCTCATGGTCAAGTATGATGATAAAATCTCTTTTTGTTTTAGGGAACATTGATACAAAATATAAAGATAGAGCTAAAAAAAGCCTTGATGCACTACTAAAAACTATGTTTATTGAGGGAAATCTTTACCATACAACACTTATACATAAAAGACCAAAAGTGGAAGCTTTTTTGGAGGACTACGCTTATCTTGCACAGGCTCTAATTTTAGCATTCAATTCAACTCAAGATGAAGTGTATCTAGTTAAAGCCCAGCACTTTGCAAATATGGCACTCGAAGAGTTTTACAAAAACGGTGTTTGGAAATTCAGCACAGGAGAGTTTGAGACAAAAGCCGATATAGCAGACAACACATACACTAGCTCGGTAAGTATTATGATAGATGTACTAATATCTTTAAGCACTCTTCTTGAAGATGAAAAATATGCTCACTTTGCATTTAAAACGCTGGAGTACAACTCTTTTGAACTAGCACGCCGCCCTGTTGTTTATCCTTACATGTTACGTCAAATGCTCAGGTATTTAAAGGGTGACAGAATTATAAAATCAAACATAAAAAATCTTCAAAACAATGCTTTTAAACTTAGCTCAATCAGCTACCCTTTTATACAACAAAAAGCCGCTGATGAGAAAGATTTTATGATTTGCGGAACAAAAAGCTGTTTTGCCAGCATAGAAAATCTAAACAATATTAATGATATAATCGCCAAAAGTTTTTAACTATAAAAAGGAAAGAAGATGAAAAAAGTTATATTAACTCTTATTTTAGCACTTGGTTTTGCAAGTATGTTCACTGCATGTGAACGCAACGACTACCAACATCCTGGATACCGCAGTAACAACAAGTAATTCTATGCAACTACCCCTAAACTTTTATGCTTAGAGGTAGTTTTATAACAAAACAAGCACCATCGTCTGAGTTATATACAGACAACGCTCCTCCTATATGCTTCTCGATTATTGTTTTGCTCATATAAAGACCCAGTCCTGTCCCGTCTTTCTCCCCCTTGGTTGAAAAGTAAGGTTCAAAAATTTTCTTTATTACCCCGTCTCCTATTCCTCCGGCATTATCGCAGATTTTAATTTTTAGACTCTCAATTTCATCTTCTACAGATATAAATATTTTTCCACTCTCTATCTTATTGCCTATAAGTGCCTCTTTTGCATTTTTTACAATGTTTATTACAACCTGCATCAATTCTCTTGAGAATGTCTCAATTTTTATATCTTCACCCAATTCCAGAATGAGTTCTATACCGTTTGTTTCTAAAGATTTTCCAATTACTTTAAGCGTATCATTTATCACATCCTGCAACAACACCTCATCTTTAGTTTTCCCCGGTCTAAAAAAGTTTCTAAAATCATCTATGGTTTTTGACAACTCTTGAGTTTGTTTTATGATATCTTCTGAATCACTCTTAAGAGACGCTTCATCTATCATCTCCAGCTCTATATCCGTTAATATATTATTTGCATCCATAGATATAACGGAAATTGGTTGTCTCCACTGGTGGGCTATCATACTTATCATCTCTCCCATTGCGGCATGGCGGGACTGGGCTATCATTATCTCTTCTTTATCGCCAAGTTCTTCTTCAAGCTTTTTAATCTCAGTTATATCTGTATGAAAACCTACCATTCTTATGGCTTTTCCTTCTAGATTACTAATTATTTGTGCGCGATCGAGTATCCATATCCAATGTCCATCTTTATGTTTCAATCTATAAATACTCTCAAACTGCCTTTTTGGATTTTTATATGCTTGTGACATATCATCAGTAGCCTTCTCCAAATCATCTGGATGCAGCAGTTCTATCCATGTATCAAACTCATTCACAAGTTCATAATCCTCATACCCAAGCATACTTTTCCACCTTGGTGAGTAGTAAACCTCATTTAACTCTAAATTTCTGTCCCATATCCCGTCGCTTGTACCGCCGACAGCATATTCCAACCTCTCACTCAGCTTCTCTATTTCAGTAATATCTGTAAAAACAACCAAACTTCTATCTTTGTCGTCAAAGTAAATATTTTTTACATTTACCACAAAAATATGAACTTCACCCTCTTTTAGCATTTTAGCCTTATGGACGCTGTCTTTATTTTGATTTATATATTCTATCCAGTTGACTCCGTCCATTTCAGTTTGCAGATATCCATCTTCTTTAATGAAAAGATCGCATATACATGTGTGATCTTCTAAAAAATCTTCTACTGTTTTATATTTTGTAAACTCAAGCATGGCCTTATTCGCCGTATGAAGCCTCATCCCGTTTGTCGTAATAACAATTGAGGGCACCGCTTCAAAAACTGATTCAAGATACTCTTTAGCTTTGTTGATTTTGTCTTCTAACTTTTTTTGTGTTGTAATATCCTGAATAACTCTCATCGAAGAGACAGGATTGTCATCCTCATCAAAAACTGTTTCACAACTCTCATATATATATTTAGTGACTCCATTTTTCAAGACTATACGGTGAGTTAAACTGTATGGTTGTCTATCTATAAGTGAATCTATATATGCATCTTTTAGCGCTTGTAAATCATCTTCATGAACAAGAGCTGAGAGCGATTCATATCTAAAGTCAAAACTCTCTTTATCTAGATTGTAGATATCAAAAATTTCATCCGAACATTTTAAACTGCCTGTTGTCAAGTCAAGATTCAAACTGCCAATCTTAGCAATTCTCTGAGACTCTCTTAGCATATGCTCACTCTCTTTAATAACTTTATTAAATTTTTTTAGGCTTTTTGAATTGTAGATTAATATATATATCCACATTGCTATAGTGATTATGGCAAAAAATAAAAATATAAATATAAAAAAATATAACTGAAATGACTTTAAGTCTGTAGTATCAATATTTTCTTTTTTAAAAAAAAGAATATTATGAGCCATTAATTCACCTCTAACAGTATATAAGTTATATGTTGTGACTATATAATTTTCAAACAGTATAAAGTTCTCTATACTAAGAAAACGTTCAGTACCTGCTTTTTCAATCTTTTTCATCAACTCTTTAGATGCATTTAAATTAACAACATAGTGTCCATCTAAAAATAGTTTTCTAAATGGTTTTGTTATTTTTTTCGTTAAAGATTTCTCAACTAACATAATTGGCTCTATCCCAACATGTACAAGTTTTTCAGATATAGAGTTAAATTTTGAAATCAACTCTATTATCCCGATAAGTTTATTGTTTTTATAAACCGGCTGTATAGACTTAAATGTTAAATCAAACTTTCCTGAACTAATAGGATTCATGGGCTGTGGATTTAAAAAAAATTCTGCTATATCA
The sequence above is drawn from the Candidatus Sulfurimonas baltica genome and encodes:
- a CDS encoding PA2778 family cysteine peptidase; translation: MNNISKSLSLIFAAATLIISSGCVPKNPLPLGNNYQSSSINIPFISPRSNLCGSTSIEMVSSFWQSTTSYVPHLTLEELDERTLIPEKGGTLQIELISAARANGMIAYPLEPTFDALFSELSQHHPVIVLVNRSYSWYPLWHYSPITGYDAIEEKILMHFADKANEAVPIGTFAALWERSGNWGVVLLPPQELPATASPKKFLHSAYDLEKTGMRDEAIIAYKSALIRWPEDVGILFALGNAYYSSQQINNAEQIYREILLIDFTHPITLNNLADLLYHTGRPVEALKLLDKAVTDDIEIESIIKATREEIIKGCIF
- a CDS encoding PA2779 family protein, translating into MKISKLVLSFILSISLFSGVLSAQMASTDALVGNYASASSKDKLAQIISREDVVKRFEELGVDSKMIEARVASMTDEEASKIAYQIDTLPAGADGGASIIGAIVFIFIVLLITDILGVTKVFNFTKPITNN
- a CDS encoding thioredoxin domain-containing protein — translated: MSNKLATQDSPYLQQHKDNPVDWYPWGDEAFLKAKKENKAIFISIGYSSCHWCHVMEETVFENQICADILNEHFVSIKVDREERPDIDKHYQEVHMLLNRRAGGWPTSIFCTPQNKPFFAGTYIPPESQGGSIQGMGFIELTKLIGEKIAQNDEQIYKNADEIEGFLNHIEHPKEATLLKEDFVKNFMLQVKNNYQTKDGGFSVAPKFPHVSTLGTLLTIDKLYGDKEASSMLLHTLNSMKKGGMYDLVDGGFCRYSVDNEWIVPHFEKMLYDNALLCEVYANAYLTYMDESFLHVAKDIADFWQNFMSEDNLFYSASDADSEGEEGTYFIYTYEEVYNILQVNNYENIEDILRSLSVTKNGNFDGKNIIRFKDAEAPKEFETIKVLLGDLRASREYPFCDKKIQTSWSSMMIKSLFVLGNIDTKYKDRAKKSLDALLKTMFIEGNLYHTTLIHKRPKVEAFLEDYAYLAQALILAFNSTQDEVYLVKAQHFANMALEEFYKNGVWKFSTGEFETKADIADNTYTSSVSIMIDVLISLSTLLEDEKYAHFAFKTLEYNSFELARRPVVYPYMLRQMLRYLKGDRIIKSNIKNLQNNAFKLSSISYPFIQQKAADEKDFMICGTKSCFASIENLNNINDIIAKSF
- a CDS encoding PAS domain-containing protein, with protein sequence MGKKIVAIGVISTLLFILSASMYYIYKSKELKSDIYQKQSESMKNKLSQLIDEKQGSTESIAFVLSKNKSVEEALLKKDKSLLDFSEIIKGLQKNKELENVWIQIIDIDGNSLYRSWTNNTGDSVAKARVDIAEFFLNPQPMNPISSGKFDLTFKSIQPVYKNNKLIGIIELISKFNSISEKLVHVGIEPIMLVEKSLTKKITKPFRKLFLDGHYVVNLNASKELMKKIEKAGTERFLSIENFILFENYIVTTYNLYTVRGELMAHNILFFKKENIDTTDLKSFQLYFFIFIFLFFAIITIAMWIYILIYNSKSLKKFNKVIKESEHMLRESQRIAKIGSLNLDLTTGSLKCSDEIFDIYNLDKESFDFRYESLSALVHEDDLQALKDAYIDSLIDRQPYSLTHRIVLKNGVTKYIYESCETVFDEDDNPVSSMRVIQDITTQKKLEDKINKAKEYLESVFEAVPSIVITTNGMRLHTANKAMLEFTKYKTVEDFLEDHTCICDLFIKEDGYLQTEMDGVNWIEYINQNKDSVHKAKMLKEGEVHIFVVNVKNIYFDDKDRSLVVFTDITEIEKLSERLEYAVGGTSDGIWDRNLELNEVYYSPRWKSMLGYEDYELVNEFDTWIELLHPDDLEKATDDMSQAYKNPKRQFESIYRLKHKDGHWIWILDRAQIISNLEGKAIRMVGFHTDITEIKKLEEELGDKEEIMIAQSRHAAMGEMISMIAHQWRQPISVISMDANNILTDIELEMIDEASLKSDSEDIIKQTQELSKTIDDFRNFFRPGKTKDEVLLQDVINDTLKVIGKSLETNGIELILELGEDIKIETFSRELMQVVINIVKNAKEALIGNKIESGKIFISVEDEIESLKIKICDNAGGIGDGVIKKIFEPYFSTKGEKDGTGLGLYMSKTIIEKHIGGALSVYNSDDGACFVIKLPLSIKV